The Elgaria multicarinata webbii isolate HBS135686 ecotype San Diego chromosome 1, rElgMul1.1.pri, whole genome shotgun sequence genome includes the window taattttttattgtcacaacacttATAGTATATGTATGACCATAAATTGTTATAGAATTTATTATACATGAAAAATCAAAGGTACTTATTTACTATGAATATAATGCACAGATGATATATAATTGTCAAGCAACATGTTTGCTGTAAAAAACTGCACGAAGTGAGACATATTCTTGTAAAGCACGTATTGCTGTTATAAAAACTCTATACAACGCTCAGCAAGAGGAAAGGGAGTAAGATATGAAGCACCATACATGAACTAAACTTTCCAGTTACAGAGTGACTGATGAAGTCATGAAACGTGAATACAATCCGGAATAGTCGTTTCACTCTGTATAGTGTTGTCTTCACGGGGCTGAGTTAGCCTCACTCTGCTGTCAAAACCTGCAAATCCCCACACTggaggaggcagcatgggctttctggcagccattagggTCTCCAGGACTACCCCCTCCCCTGGAGCGCCaccagagtgaggacagatggtggaagagctgccCTTTGTTGGCCAGGTAAGTCCCTGGCTTTTCTGCTGTGGATCTTGGGCTCTTTGCTCAGGATGGCTCCGAATCAGCAGCTGTGTCATATTACCAATGTTGCACAGATTcagaacatatagacagcccccaaagctgaaatttaaaaaatgaggttgaAATATTCATTCTCTACCACATCTGCTGTAATACCTATGTGTGGTTGCTTTGAAACCTGGGATGGCTAATGGGTATAAAACAGTTTGGGTGGTATGAATGTTGTATAAACTTGCCTCAATTTGCCTCAAACCGCAAAATCTGTCCATTTCCCTTAATATGAGCCTCAGGAATTGTCTGTTCCATTGTTTATATCATGAACAGCATATTGTCAATTTCATGTCACTCTAATTGAGGTTTGGCAGCTCTTCAAGAATAACAACTAGCTACATAGTTTCACTTTTAGGCAAGAGCCATGCACTGTCTTATCTCTCTTATTTTTTTAGCCTCCCATGCAGTGCACACTGAGcgtcatgggccatagctagacctaaggtttatccctggatcgtccaggggtcaaacctcttcatctaggtgacacacaggggatccagtgctcaggcaggggcgaaccctggatgatcccaggataaaccttaggtctagctgtggccatggtcaaTTACACAGGCTTGCAAAGCAAGTCTCACTCTGCTGCACACCAATAGCCCTTGCAAATGGCTTGATTTAAACACACAGATATTGGCCATAAGGATCTGGTATTGCACAATATTGGCAGGGATAAATACCTGGAATGTTTTAGGGGAGTGTATGCTGGAACGGTGGGCATGTACTCTTCCTCCATTCCAGCTCCGTTCAGCTTTAGGTAAATGTCAGGTAGGCACATTCCCAATCCCACTTAGCCTTGTTGACAGCTCAGGTCAATTTCAGGTAACACTGACCAGTTAAATTCAGCTGAATCCCAAAGCTGTTTACCCAGATACACCATCTTATAAGGAAAAGGGCTACGTGCAAGAATGCAAGTATGCAACCCAAAGGACACCTGGGAGCAGATAAACAACGCACGTGGTAATGGTGGCAGACAGGTACTTTTTGGATGCAATTCTCCTTTTGACCACGGTATGTATGTGGCAGCACATGCCTGGGTGAAGTGACAGGTGATGCGGACCAATGGGATGTGGGTTAATGACATGTAACACCTGGATGTATATATGCTATTGTTTCGCTCCAGTGTGGTGTGACCCTGATTTAGCAGCAATACGCCAGGAGGTCACCTTGTTCTTGAGAATAAAATCTTTCTCAAGTGTACCAAAAATTGGACTCTGTTGCACTTGGAACTGGCATATTTGCAACATGGTGTTGCAGTTAAAAAGAAGTAATAACTGGAAGGATTAATTATCCTCTTCTAGCACACTACTTCTTTGGTTGAAATTGCATCCTCCCAGCATCACTTCgcaagagaaaaaaaatgtgGTCACAAGTTTGGGAGCCCAGTTGTCTAATTTCATACTCTATGTAAGTCTTTCTGAGCACCTTTTAGAGGAGGAAAGACACTGGGCTACAAGTGCACTGTAATATAAATAATGAAGCAACCCATTCCTGCTCAAAAGCAATATGTTTCCCACCCCCACGCTGctgttgtatatatatatttcttagtgtctcttaacaatctgtgaaatgggtgCATTGTTTTCAAAACTTGCCTTGACTTTTCCCATTACTGGCAAAATAATCAATCACAATTTTGCTAGGAAATGCAGTTACAACTCCTACATCCCAGGCCGTTACCAGCACTACCACACTTCGCACTGCTGTATTAGAAGGGACCCCTATCTCCCACTGTTAACCTATCCTGCCAGCGACTGATGTAAGAAAAAAATGTTGTGGGGGTCAAttcagaggaggattcctctagcaatagaGTAAGGGTCAAGTGCTGCATAAGGCAATATAAGCCAATACAATGTAGGAGTATTGAACATCAATTTTCTATCTAGCAAAAAACACTGTGAATTTTTTATGTGTGTATTTTGTTAAGTTTAAGTTAATTTGTCTATAACCTTCACAGTCAGCTTATTTTACTATTAGGGCTATAATCCAATATATCCTTCAAAACAGAAGGATCTCGTTCTAAGTAAAAATGAGGTAAGGAAAAGATAGCACTGTATGTCAAATCTCTTCTTTGGGTTGTTATTTTGAAGTCGATTTATAAGGATATTTTCCAATTatcatgtgtgtttgtttcataACCACTCATCTCAGACCTTCCATTGTTATTTGTACAGGCATGTTGCCCAAGGTATGGTATGAGCACATAGAAGACCTACTGTGAAATGGGGAAAGAGGAAGGTTAGGTGGTGAGCAAATAAACTGGCatttcctgctcctttccccataACGTCTCATTTTTGGAATATATAACATTTTGTTTAAGCTTAGCTCATACAGGTGAATCTGAGCTCCTGAAAGCACCATGAAGACACTTGGCATCTTGCTGTTTTTGGTTCTTCTTACACTGTGTACCGAGCTGCCATCTGCATCTGGTCAGAATCCAGGTAAGTGCTGAAAACAGCTCTCATTATTTTTACTGGaaggggttttcttttctttttttataaaaaaaaatccagcacacAAAAATTgtattttgcatgcaattttgcctGACATGAATTTTTGGAAGCAATTTTCCACGATCTAGTCTATGTTTATATCATTGGTATAtaaattttatttgcattttgtatGTGTATCAAAACATACTTGCATTTCAGTTCAGATATCTCTTTAAACATTCCCTTTAAAATGTGATTCTAACAAATTTCTTGACCATCCCAAATTCTTATGTACATTGTTAAGAATAAAATCTTTTACAAGCTCAGTGGGTATGCCAGTTaaatgaaaagaaggaagaaacaggTTCTTAGGATGCAGAGGATTTATTGATTCAAagctttgcatcctgagaacctgtttctcccttcttttcacctgacttggatgctttcctcctttttttggggggggggttattccAGTTAAATTCCAGgggaattccttttttaaaatagtcacattttgttcatttgtttgaggtatttttttttaccCCAGTCTTCATCAGATTAATAAAACAGTGCCTACCCTCAAGCTTACACTCCAAAAACTcatcacaaaaggaaaaggaattgggagggaggaggaaagaagctggcACTAGCTTTTCATTTGAAATTCAATATAAGGACCAAATGGTCTTTAAATAGTATAGAGGTGAGTGGTGGAAAAGGGAAGGTCTGCCAAAATTAGAACATTGGGAGCTATGGTGGGCAGCTCTGCAAATTGCTGTGACTTTTCTGCCCTTTCAGTCCAAGAACAAAATGAGCCCTTAAATTCTACTCCCTGATATACCTAAAGATCAAGACGTTATATTTGTTTCAGTACGTAATATATTCCAAAATAGACATACTCATCTCTCTATGTTCCTTATGGcccattcttctgaaaatgacTGACAGTACAGTGGTggcccaaattattattattattattattattattattattattaactccaAAATTTCAAAAGAATAAATGCAACTATTTATATGAAACAGGAGCCCTCAAATTTAGGAGAGAGGGGCTTGCTAGGAACATGAAAGGAGGAAATTTTCCAGAAGTttccacttttgaaaaatatatatgccagGAGCTTAATTTGAATGTTTGCAGACCCTTTCCTAATATATTACATCTTGGTTCTCTGAACACCATCTAGGTCAGATAATTTCCTTATCCCTACTCCCCACAACATgctcttcatttcttttttacatcTTGCCTAATAAAGAGATCAGGAGACCTTAAAAGGTGCCACTTTTCTGGTGATCCTTTCATTGGCCTAATGAAGGTATTAGACTAATACAGGTTTTGGAAAGAATTCCAGGTGTGTTTGCACTATAGATATATTGAATCAATTTGTTACAGGCTTTGGTTTTATGTCCCCATGACGCAGATGTGTGAAATGTGATGTCACTTACTGAGTATTGACCCTTGAGAATGATTTATATTATGCTTTGACAGGTCCTCGTAACTGCCCACCAGACCCTTATGTATGCGTTCGGGCAGAGCCTAATGAATGTGAGGATAACAGGATTTGCCCTAAAACCAAGATTTGCTGCCAAAATCGATGTGCAAAACGCTGTGTCGTCCCAGTGCGAGGTACTTGAGCGTATTTTTGCTTTGTGCTTTTGGAAAATGACTCAGCATTGAGCATTTAGGACAGAGAAT containing:
- the LOC134394584 gene encoding antileukoproteinase-like; the encoded protein is MKTLGILLFLVLLTLCTELPSASGQNPGPRNCPPDPYVCVRAEPNECEDNRICPKTKICCQNRCAKRCVVPVRGKPGLCPYVPKTCRARYPPNKCNNDYNCEEEKKCCEGRCGKECVPPVFV